From the Streptomyces sp. Sge12 genome, the window CATGTTCGGCCGGACCCCGGGCACCTTCGCCACCCAGGTGCGCGACGGCGGTCACCTGCTCATCGGCGAGGTGGTCGCCACCGCCGGCCTCGTCCTGCTGATCCAGGGCCTCGGACGCATCGGCCGCCCCCGGCTCATCCCGGCGGCGGTCGCGGCGTACATCGCGGCCGCGATCTGGTTCACCTCCTCCGGCTCCTTCGCGAACCCGGCCGGCACCGTCGGGCGCAGCTTCAGCGATTCCTTCACCGGCATAGCCCCGGAGTCGCTGCCCGGGTTCGTCGGCGCCCAGCTGGTCGGCGGGATCCTCGGGCTGGCCCTGGCCGCCCTCCTGTACGGGGACCGGGCGCGGCGGCGGCCGGACCGCGAAGCCGGCGCCGGCGCCAGCACCCGAGCCGGAGTCGGAGCCGGTCGAGGCCACCGTCCCGGCGGTCCTTCCGGAGACCGGCCCGGCGGACGGAGCGAGTCCCGAGAAGGCGGCATACGAGACCACCGGGTGAGACGACGTCTCAGTTGCCCACAGGAAAGGGGCAGTTGTCCACAGCCCTTTGGGAGGGTTTTGGTGGCAAAACGCGTGATCCGCTCTGTGGAACCTGTGGACTAACCCCGACCCGCCGTAACCACCCTCGCCAGGGTCACCGTTCGCTCCGGCGCGCCAGATCGTTCATCGTCCGGGCCTGGAGTTCCCGCTCCGTCGCCGCCCGTACGAACTCCGCCACATGGTCGGCGCCCACCAGCTCCTGCACCGCCCGTACGGTCCCGGCCGGCAGCGCCACCGGCGAGGGCCCCGTCGGTCCCGGTACGCCGGCAGTCCCCAGGTGCCGCTGCAGGTGCCGGGTCGCGAACAGGCGCATTGCCCGTGCCAGCTCCGCGTCCACGGTCTGCTGGGCCAGCGGCCGCAGCCGCCGGACCATCGTCGCCGCCTCGGCCGCGTCCGCGTCCGTCGGCGGCACCTGCCCGAGGTACCGCGCGAAGACGTGCTCGGTGGTGAACTCCAGGAACCGCGAGGCGATGTGTTCCACCTGGCCGCGCAGCTCCCGCAGGTGCCCGGTGATCGCCGGCAGCGGCACCCCGGCCGCGTACAGCTCGGCGGCCACCGCCAGCTCCTGCGGGGAGGGCACCAGGAACTGGTCCGGGCGCCCCGGGATCCGCTCCAGTACCCCGAGCTCGCACGCCTCGTGCACCGCGTCGTCGTCGGGCCGGCCGCCGAACCGTTCGTTCAGCTCCTCCCGGCTGATCCGGGCCGCCTCCTCGTCGGTCCACGGCCCGTGCACCTCGGCGACCAGCCCCAGTACGCCGCCCAGACCGCGGCCCGCGTCCCAGGCCTCCAGCAGCTCCTTGATGGAGGCCAGGGTGTAGCCGCGGTCCAGCAGGTCCGCGATCTGGCGCAGCCGCGCCAGATGCGTGTCCCGGTAGACGTTGGAACGGCCCCGCCGCTCCGGCTTCGGCAGCAGACCACGGTCCTGGTACGCCCGGATCGTGCGCACCGTCGCCCCGCTGTGGTGCGCCAGATCCTCGATCCGGTACTCGGCTACCGCCTGATCGGTCAATCCCGGCTCCCTACGACATCGCGGCTCGGCCGACCGCGCCCGCCGCGGCGCGGGCGGCAGGTGAAGCCGCAAGGTACTCGACCGCCCTGCGCAGCGAGCCCTCCTGCGAGGGATGGTACGACCGCCGGAAGTAGCGGGGTATGGCCGCGGCGAGCTCTCTCCACGTGGGCAGCAGTCCCTTGGCCACCGCGTGGTTGTGCCCACGGAGCGAGTA encodes:
- a CDS encoding MerR family transcriptional regulator, whose protein sequence is MTDQAVAEYRIEDLAHHSGATVRTIRAYQDRGLLPKPERRGRSNVYRDTHLARLRQIADLLDRGYTLASIKELLEAWDAGRGLGGVLGLVAEVHGPWTDEEAARISREELNERFGGRPDDDAVHEACELGVLERIPGRPDQFLVPSPQELAVAAELYAAGVPLPAITGHLRELRGQVEHIASRFLEFTTEHVFARYLGQVPPTDADAAEAATMVRRLRPLAQQTVDAELARAMRLFATRHLQRHLGTAGVPGPTGPSPVALPAGTVRAVQELVGADHVAEFVRAATERELQARTMNDLARRSER